One region of Carya illinoinensis cultivar Pawnee chromosome 8, C.illinoinensisPawnee_v1, whole genome shotgun sequence genomic DNA includes:
- the LOC122274754 gene encoding uncharacterized protein LOC122274754, with translation MAFEQRCFRCGVGQLILKEEKKTYGTGHSCAVCKQHVMGLNYYICKGCYSFFHKSCGELPREMQHPLHPEHTLEITGRYYRKKCHGCCEEWIGDNLYECSHCKFYLDPKCAFLPLTIKAESHDHHLILLRKSFPFTCDTCGKESKCMSYFCITCSFVVHTQCALIPSTLKVTSHDHPLSLNLKYSPQLNQSENQQICQLCVQKVDTKYKVYYCSSCDFAAHPRCAAKIDIRDETFDPELKDDQPIETHLHRHDESTDTLAQIVDKINPGNGKAEIVTEIKHIWHEHHLKLGVELENNEKCDGCARYLSSLQYYCCLQCKFFLHKSCADLPKKKLHPLHKHPLTLQPPNKFQNPYYGPEIFECGACYRYCNGLVYRCNGCNFDLDVPCSLIPTKFTHEGHEHPLFLILSSDNKGQGKCTSCGKYSRRRLIRCADSEFSMDMRCATRPLTTKYGHYEQPFILSYTVEDHNSDGYYCDICGKERDPKHWFYYCEDLQFAAHPDCIMGKLPHMKFGRTYTYDVHEHPLTFVKRTTDHPKCQVCGGTYDPFILVCDKCDHFVLDRFCLWDMMIEKKRHI, from the coding sequence ATGGCATTTGAGCAGCGTTGTTTTAGATGTGGAGTTGGTCAGTTGAtcttaaaagaagagaaaaaaacgTATGGTACAGGACATTCTTGTGCTGTGTGCAAGCAGCACGTAATGGGTCTTAATTATTACATTTGCAAGGGGTGCTACAGCTTCTTTCATAAATCATGTGGCGAACTACCCCGAGAGATGCAGCATCCGTTGCACCCGGAACATACCCTTGAAATCACTGGAAGATATTATAGGAAAAAATGCCATGGCTGCTGTGAAGAATGGATCGGCGACAACCTATATGAGTGTTCTCACTGCAAATTTTATCTTGATCCAAAATGCGCTTTTCTCCCCCTCACCATAAAAGCTGAAAGTCATGACCATCATTTGATCCTCCTTCGAAAATCATTCCCGTTCACTTGCGATACTTGTGGGAAAGAAAGCAAGTGCATGTCCTACTTTTGTATCACCTGCTCATTCGTAGTTCACACACAATGCGCTCTCATTCCATCGACTCTCAAAGTAACAAGTCACGACCATCCTTTGAGTCTGAACCTCAAATACTCTCCTCAGCTCAACCAATCCGAGAATCAGCAAATTTGCCAGCTCTGTGTTCAAAAGGTGGACACAAAATACAAAGTTTATTATTGCTCGAGTTGTGATTTTGCTGCACATCCACGTTGTGCTGCAAAAATCGACATCAGGGATGAAACATTTGACCCGGAACTCAAAGATGATCAACCTATTGAGACCCACCTTCATAGGCATGATGAATCGACTGACACATTAGCTCAAATTGTCGACAAGATCAACCCGGGAAACGGAAAAGCTGAAATCGTCACAGAGATCAAACATATATGGCATGAACATCACTTAAAGCTTGGAGTTGAGTTAGAGAACAATGAAAAATGTGACGGGTGTGCACGGTATCTTTCCTCTTTgcaatattattgttgtttacaATGCAAGTTCTTTCTTCACAAATCTTGTGCTgatttacccaaaaaaaaattacacccaCTCCATAAACATCCGCTCACCCTCCAACCCCCAAACAAATTCCAGAATCCATACTATGGCCCTGAAATCTTTGAGTGTGGTGCTtgttatagatattgtaatggTCTCGTATACAGATGCAATGGTTGCAACTTTGACCTCGATGTCCCTTGTAGTTTGATACCAACCAAATTTACCCATGAGGGTCATGAGCACCCactttttctaattttgagCTCAGACAATAAAGGTCAAGGCAAATGTACCTCCTGTGGAAAATATTCTAGAAGGCGGTTGATACGTTGTGCTGATTCTGAATTTTCTATGGACATGAGATGCGCTACACGACCGCTTACCACAAAATATGGGCACTATGAGCAACCCTTCATACTCTCTTACACTGTTGAGGATCATAACTCTGATGGCTATTACTGTGATATTTGCGGGAAAGAGCGGGATCCGAAGCATTGGTTCTACTATTGTGAAGATCTCCAATTTGCTGCTCATCCAGATTGTATTATGGGTAAGTTGCCACATATGAAGTTTGGGCGCACTTACACATACGACGTCCACGAGCATCCTCTAACTTTTGTTAAGAGGACCACGGATCATCCTAAGTGTCAAGTTTGTGGTGGAACATACGATCCATTTATCCTTGTATGTGACAAATGTGATCATTTCGTTCTTGATCGTTTTTGTTTGTGGGACATGATGATCGAGAAGAAaagacatatataa